The proteins below come from a single Arthrobacter sp. zg-Y1171 genomic window:
- the panC gene encoding pantoate--beta-alanine ligase — protein sequence MNTPRLVTTAAELRSATEELLQKAAAANPARLPSLALVPTMGALHEGHASLMGAARADNDVVTASVFVNPLQFDDPADLERYPRTLDADLELLGRAGVDLVFAPSEAEMYPGGAPLVRVSAGTMGTRWEGAVRPGHFDGVLTVVAKLFHLAAPPVPARFRAYFGQKDAQQVALIRRMVADLNFDVEITGVPIVRAADGLAESSRNRFLDAGQRQAALVLSRALNLLKERAAAGRPLDLPDAVELVSSQPGVELDYFEVVDPQTLEPLTDTSGAPLAGTALALLAARVGPVRLIDNTLLP from the coding sequence TTGAACACCCCCCGCCTCGTCACCACCGCCGCCGAACTGCGCTCCGCCACGGAGGAGCTGCTCCAAAAAGCGGCCGCAGCCAACCCCGCCCGCCTTCCCTCCCTCGCGCTGGTTCCCACTATGGGTGCCCTGCACGAAGGGCACGCCTCCCTGATGGGTGCCGCGCGGGCGGACAACGACGTCGTCACCGCCTCGGTGTTCGTCAATCCCCTGCAGTTCGACGACCCGGCCGACCTCGAGCGGTACCCCCGCACCCTCGATGCGGACCTCGAGCTCCTGGGCCGCGCCGGAGTGGACCTGGTCTTCGCCCCGTCCGAGGCCGAAATGTACCCCGGCGGAGCGCCGCTGGTCCGCGTGAGCGCCGGCACCATGGGCACCCGCTGGGAAGGTGCCGTCCGGCCGGGACACTTCGACGGCGTGCTGACCGTGGTCGCCAAGCTTTTCCACCTGGCTGCTCCGCCGGTACCGGCGCGCTTCCGGGCCTACTTCGGGCAGAAGGACGCCCAGCAGGTGGCCCTGATCCGGCGTATGGTCGCGGACCTCAACTTCGACGTGGAGATCACCGGTGTGCCGATTGTCCGGGCGGCCGACGGACTCGCCGAATCCAGCCGGAACCGCTTCCTCGACGCCGGCCAGCGGCAGGCGGCACTGGTGCTGTCCCGGGCGTTGAACCTGCTGAAGGAACGCGCTGCGGCGGGCCGGCCCCTGGACCTGCCCGACGCCGTCGAACTCGTTTCGTCGCAGCCCGGAGTGGAACTGGACTACTTCGAGGTGGTGGACCCGCAGACCCTTGAACCGCTCACGGATACTTCCGGCGCACCGCTGGCCGGAACCGCGCTGGCACTGCTGGCCGCACGGGTCGGTCCGGTCCGCCTGATCGACAACACCCTGCTGCCGTAG
- the lysS gene encoding lysine--tRNA ligase: protein MRIRAEKRARLIDRGDEAYPVGVERTASLKEVREKFGHLEADEASGETVGVTGRVVFIRNTGKLCFATLQEGNGTRLQAMLSLAVVGEESLADWKSLVDLGDIVFIRGEVISSRRGELSVMAQSWSMASKALRPLPVLHAGLSEETRVRQRYVDLMVRDEARDMVYKRAAVIRGVRDTLHGHGYVEVETPMLQLVHGGAAARPFETHLNAFDQKMTLRIATELYLKRAVVGGIERVFEIGRIFRNEGVDSTHSPEFTTLECYEAYADQFVMAERMKEIILHCADLMGSRQIETAAGTIDLDGEWRWLSVYPGLSEAVGTQITPDTDAAVLRDIAEKHGVKVDPKWDAEKLVIELFGEIVEPTLLQPTFVYDYPPSAQPLARPNREDPRLIEAWDLIIGGMERGTAFSELIDPVIQRERLTEQSLLAAGGDDEAMALDEDFLRALEYGAPPMGGIGLGIDRLVMLFTNTGIRETILFPLLKPEMG from the coding sequence ATGCGCATCCGTGCCGAGAAGCGCGCGCGGCTCATCGACCGGGGGGATGAGGCCTACCCGGTAGGGGTGGAACGCACCGCCTCGCTCAAGGAAGTACGCGAAAAGTTCGGCCACCTCGAGGCCGACGAAGCCAGCGGCGAGACCGTGGGCGTCACCGGCCGCGTGGTGTTCATCCGCAACACCGGAAAGCTCTGCTTCGCCACCCTGCAGGAAGGCAACGGAACCCGGCTGCAGGCCATGCTCAGCCTGGCCGTCGTCGGAGAGGAATCCCTGGCGGACTGGAAGTCGCTGGTGGACCTGGGCGACATCGTCTTTATCCGCGGAGAGGTGATTTCCTCCCGCCGCGGGGAACTCTCGGTGATGGCGCAGTCCTGGTCGATGGCCTCCAAGGCGCTGCGCCCGCTGCCGGTGCTGCACGCCGGACTGAGCGAGGAAACCCGCGTCCGCCAGCGCTATGTGGACCTGATGGTCCGCGATGAAGCGCGGGACATGGTCTACAAGCGCGCGGCGGTTATCCGCGGAGTCCGCGACACCCTGCACGGACACGGCTATGTGGAGGTGGAAACCCCCATGCTCCAGCTGGTGCACGGCGGTGCCGCTGCCCGGCCGTTCGAGACGCACCTGAACGCTTTCGACCAGAAGATGACCCTGCGCATCGCCACGGAGCTGTACCTCAAGCGTGCAGTGGTCGGCGGGATCGAGCGGGTGTTCGAAATCGGCCGCATTTTCCGCAACGAGGGCGTGGACTCCACGCATTCCCCCGAATTCACCACGCTGGAATGCTACGAGGCCTACGCGGACCAGTTCGTGATGGCCGAGCGGATGAAGGAAATCATCCTGCACTGTGCGGACCTCATGGGCAGCCGGCAGATCGAAACGGCGGCCGGCACCATTGACCTGGACGGCGAGTGGCGCTGGCTGAGTGTGTACCCCGGCCTGTCCGAAGCGGTGGGCACACAGATCACCCCGGACACCGACGCAGCCGTGCTCCGCGATATTGCGGAAAAGCACGGCGTGAAGGTGGATCCGAAGTGGGACGCGGAAAAGCTGGTTATCGAACTATTCGGCGAAATTGTGGAGCCGACGCTGCTGCAGCCGACCTTCGTGTACGACTACCCGCCGTCCGCGCAGCCGCTCGCCCGTCCTAACCGCGAGGACCCCCGCCTGATCGAAGCCTGGGACCTCATCATCGGCGGCATGGAACGCGGCACGGCTTTCTCGGAATTGATTGACCCGGTTATCCAGCGTGAACGCCTCACCGAGCAGTCCCTGCTGGCGGCCGGCGGCGATGACGAGGCCATGGCCCTGGACGAGGACTTCCTTCGGGCATTGGAATATGGTGCCCCTCCCATGGGCGGCATCGGTCTGGGAATTGACCGCCTTGTGATGCTTTTCACGAATACAGGAATCAGGGAAACAATTCTGTTTCCCCTCCTTAAGCCGGAAATGGGTTAG
- a CDS encoding Lsr2 family protein, with protein sequence MAQKVKIILVDDVDGGSADETVRFALDGSQYEIDLSKDNAKTLRDALKPYVDAGRKVGGRTGRPRGTGSARSNEAAQIREWARKNGYTVSERGRVNSEIIDAYRAAQS encoded by the coding sequence ATGGCGCAAAAGGTAAAAATCATTCTCGTGGATGACGTCGACGGCGGAAGTGCGGATGAGACCGTACGGTTTGCCTTGGACGGGTCACAGTACGAGATTGATCTGTCGAAAGACAATGCGAAAACTCTCCGCGATGCACTGAAGCCCTATGTGGATGCCGGCCGCAAGGTCGGAGGCCGCACCGGACGTCCGCGCGGCACCGGCTCGGCCCGCAGCAACGAAGCGGCACAGATCCGCGAATGGGCCCGCAAGAACGGCTACACGGTTTCCGAGCGCGGCCGCGTGAACAGCGAGATCATCGACGCCTACCGGGCCGCGCAGTCCTAG
- a CDS encoding ATP-dependent Clp protease ATP-binding subunit has product MFERFTDRARRVVVLAQEEARMLNHNYIGTEHILLGLIHEGEGVAAKALESLGISLGAVREQVQEIIGQGQQAPTGHIPFTPRAKKVLELSLREALQLGHNYIGTEHILLGLIREGEGVAAQVLVKLGADLNRVRQQVIQLLSGYQGKEPVSTGGQQQEGQPAGSVVLDQFGRNLTQAARESKLDPVIGREHEMERVMQVLSRRTKNNPVLIGEPGVGKTAVVEGLAQAIVRGDVPETLKDKQLYTLDLGSLVAGSRYRGDFEERLKKVLKEIRTRGDIILFIDEIHTLVGAGAAEGAIDAASILKPMLARGELQTIGATTLDEYRKHIEKDAALERRFQPIQVAEPSVAHAIEILKGLRDRYEAHHRVSITDAALASAATLAERYISDRFLPDKAIDLIDEAGARLRIRRMTAPPELKEIDERISALKMEKESAIDSQDFEGAASLRDKEQKLQDQRAEKERQWKSGGLDDIAEVDEELIAEVLANSTGIPVVKLNEEESTRLLRMEDELHKRVIGQDQAIKSISQAMRRTRAGLKDPKRPGGSFIFAGPTGVGKTELAKALAEFLFGDEDALITLDMSEYAEKHTVSRLFGAPPGYVGYEEGGQLTEKVRRRPFSVVLFDEVEKAHSDLFNSLLQILEDGRLTDAQGRMVDFKNTIIIMTTNLGTRDISKGVMTGFQSGTDTKTGYDRMRARVTEELKQHFRPEFLNRVDDTVVFPQLTQDEIVQIVDLFLNRLSERLAEKGMSIELTPAAKVLLATRGYDPAMGARPLRRTIQREIEDQLSEKILFGELKPGEVISVDVEGEGDEAKFTFVGSGVPKAIEEASPAIEAGVSD; this is encoded by the coding sequence ATGTTTGAAAGATTTACCGACCGTGCCCGTCGCGTTGTCGTGCTTGCCCAAGAAGAGGCCCGCATGCTCAACCACAACTACATCGGCACCGAGCATATTCTGCTTGGGCTCATTCATGAGGGTGAAGGTGTCGCTGCTAAGGCCCTTGAATCCCTGGGCATCTCGCTTGGTGCTGTCCGCGAGCAGGTGCAGGAGATTATCGGTCAGGGCCAGCAGGCCCCGACCGGCCACATCCCCTTCACCCCCCGCGCCAAGAAGGTGCTGGAGCTTTCGCTCCGTGAAGCCCTGCAGCTCGGCCATAACTACATCGGCACCGAACACATCCTGCTCGGCCTGATCCGTGAAGGTGAAGGCGTAGCCGCGCAGGTGCTGGTCAAGCTCGGTGCTGACCTGAACCGTGTCCGCCAGCAGGTCATCCAGCTGCTTTCCGGCTACCAGGGCAAGGAGCCCGTCTCCACCGGTGGCCAGCAGCAGGAAGGCCAGCCCGCCGGATCCGTGGTGCTGGACCAGTTCGGCCGCAACCTCACACAGGCCGCGCGTGAATCCAAGCTCGACCCGGTTATCGGGCGCGAGCATGAAATGGAACGCGTGATGCAGGTGCTGTCACGCAGGACCAAGAACAACCCTGTCCTGATCGGCGAGCCCGGCGTCGGCAAGACCGCCGTCGTAGAGGGACTGGCCCAGGCGATCGTGCGCGGCGACGTGCCCGAGACCCTGAAGGACAAGCAGCTTTACACCTTGGACCTCGGTTCGCTGGTTGCCGGTTCCCGCTACCGCGGCGACTTTGAGGAACGCCTGAAGAAGGTCCTCAAGGAAATCCGCACCCGCGGCGACATCATCCTGTTCATCGACGAGATCCACACCCTTGTGGGTGCGGGTGCCGCCGAAGGCGCCATTGACGCCGCCTCGATCCTGAAGCCGATGCTGGCCCGGGGCGAGCTGCAGACCATTGGTGCCACCACGCTGGACGAGTACCGCAAGCACATCGAGAAGGACGCCGCGCTGGAGCGCCGCTTCCAGCCGATCCAGGTTGCCGAGCCCTCGGTGGCACACGCCATCGAGATCCTCAAGGGCCTGCGTGACCGCTACGAAGCGCACCACCGCGTTTCCATCACCGATGCCGCACTTGCCTCAGCAGCAACGCTGGCGGAGCGGTACATCAGTGACCGGTTCCTGCCGGACAAGGCAATCGACCTGATCGACGAGGCCGGCGCCCGCCTGCGGATCCGCCGGATGACGGCTCCGCCGGAGCTGAAGGAAATCGACGAGCGGATCTCGGCGCTGAAGATGGAAAAGGAGTCCGCAATCGACTCCCAGGACTTCGAAGGTGCCGCCTCCCTGCGCGACAAGGAGCAGAAGCTCCAGGATCAGCGTGCGGAGAAGGAACGCCAGTGGAAGTCCGGCGGCCTGGATGACATTGCCGAGGTGGATGAGGAACTCATCGCCGAGGTGCTTGCCAACTCCACCGGCATCCCCGTGGTCAAGCTGAACGAGGAAGAGTCCACCCGCCTGCTGCGGATGGAAGACGAACTGCACAAGCGCGTCATCGGCCAGGACCAGGCCATCAAGTCCATCTCGCAGGCCATGCGCCGTACGCGGGCCGGGCTGAAGGACCCCAAGCGTCCGGGCGGCTCGTTCATCTTCGCCGGCCCCACCGGCGTCGGTAAGACCGAGCTTGCCAAGGCCCTTGCGGAGTTCCTGTTCGGTGACGAGGACGCCCTCATCACGCTGGACATGTCCGAGTACGCCGAGAAGCACACGGTCTCGCGCCTGTTTGGTGCTCCTCCCGGATACGTGGGCTACGAAGAAGGCGGGCAGCTGACCGAAAAGGTCCGCCGCCGTCCGTTCTCCGTGGTGCTGTTCGACGAAGTGGAGAAGGCCCACTCGGACCTCTTCAACTCGCTGCTGCAGATCCTCGAAGACGGCCGCCTGACCGACGCCCAGGGCCGGATGGTGGACTTCAAGAACACCATCATCATCATGACGACCAACCTTGGTACCCGGGACATCTCCAAGGGCGTCATGACGGGCTTCCAGTCCGGCACGGACACCAAGACCGGCTATGACCGGATGCGGGCACGGGTGACGGAAGAACTGAAGCAGCACTTCCGCCCCGAGTTCCTCAACCGTGTTGATGACACCGTGGTCTTCCCGCAGCTGACCCAGGACGAGATTGTCCAGATTGTGGACCTGTTCCTGAACCGGCTGAGTGAGCGCCTGGCCGAGAAGGGTATGAGCATCGAGCTCACCCCGGCCGCCAAGGTGCTGCTGGCAACGCGCGGCTACGATCCCGCGATGGGTGCCCGGCCGCTGCGCCGGACCATCCAGCGCGAAATCGAGGACCAGCTGTCCGAGAAGATCCTCTTCGGCGAGCTGAAGCCCGGCGAAGTCATCTCGGTGGATGTCGAGGGCGAAGGCGACGAAGCGAAGTTCACCTTCGTCGGCAGCGGCGTTCCGAAGGCCATTGAGGAAGCTTCCCCGGCAATCGAAGCCGGCGTCAGCGACTAA
- a CDS encoding amino-acid N-acetyltransferase: MTIRRARTSDVPGIRALVAPLAEERILVAKEAVAYYEALQEFRVAEDADGRIVGCGALHVMWEDLAEVRTLAADPALRGSGIGHLLLEQLLADAVEIGVRRVFCLTFEVEFFQRHGFAVMANQSAVDPEVYSELLRSSDEGVAEFLDLARVKPNTLGNTRMIRSF, translated from the coding sequence ATGACCATCCGCCGCGCCCGCACTTCCGATGTTCCCGGCATCCGCGCCCTGGTGGCGCCGCTGGCCGAGGAACGGATCCTGGTGGCCAAGGAGGCTGTTGCCTACTACGAGGCACTGCAGGAATTCCGGGTCGCCGAGGACGCTGACGGGCGGATTGTCGGCTGCGGTGCACTGCACGTGATGTGGGAAGACCTGGCCGAAGTGCGCACCCTGGCCGCGGACCCCGCCCTGCGCGGCAGCGGCATCGGCCATCTCCTGCTGGAACAGCTGCTCGCTGATGCGGTGGAAATCGGTGTGCGGCGGGTATTCTGCCTGACCTTTGAAGTGGAGTTCTTCCAGCGGCACGGATTCGCCGTCATGGCCAACCAATCCGCCGTGGATCCGGAGGTCTATTCCGAGCTGCTGCGTTCCTCCGATGAGGGTGTTGCCGAGTTCCTGGACCTCGCCCGGGTAAAACCGAACACCCTGGGAAACACCCGGATGATCCGCTCGTTCTGA
- a CDS encoding CsbD family protein translates to MGADDKMQNKAENLGGKVKEGVGKATGNERMEAEGHGDQAKSSLKDAGENVKDAFKGK, encoded by the coding sequence ATGGGCGCAGATGACAAGATGCAGAACAAGGCCGAAAATCTTGGCGGCAAGGTCAAGGAAGGCGTAGGCAAGGCCACCGGCAACGAGCGCATGGAGGCCGAAGGCCACGGCGACCAGGCCAAGTCGAGCCTGAAGGACGCCGGCGAGAACGTCAAGGACGCTTTCAAGGGCAAGTAA
- the dhaK gene encoding dihydroxyacetone kinase subunit DhaK, protein MKKLINNPRSVVAESLEGFGLAHHDLVQIHLDPDYVLRRDVPVQGKVGLVSGGGSGHEPLHSGYVGSGMLTAAVPGAVFTSPTPDQILPAIVKSDSGSGVLLVVKNYTGDILNFETAAELAGVEGIDIRTVVVNDDVAVEDSTYTAGRRGVAGTVLLERIAGGAAERGDDLAKVAEIAERVNANVRSMGVALAPCTVPHAGEPSFTLAEDEIEMGVGIHGEPGRHRVAMTTADSITDQLMEAVLSDLGVASGERVLLFVNGMGGTPLSELYIVYRRAARILADRGARVERSLVGNYITALEMQGASVTVLRLDDELTELWDSPVNTPALRWGV, encoded by the coding sequence ATGAAGAAACTCATCAACAATCCCCGCTCGGTGGTGGCAGAATCACTCGAAGGTTTCGGGTTGGCCCACCACGACCTGGTCCAGATCCATCTGGACCCGGACTACGTCCTCCGGCGCGACGTTCCGGTACAGGGCAAGGTAGGCCTGGTCTCCGGCGGCGGCAGCGGCCATGAGCCGCTGCACAGCGGCTATGTGGGGTCGGGCATGCTCACCGCTGCCGTACCGGGAGCCGTTTTCACGTCGCCCACCCCGGACCAGATCCTGCCGGCCATCGTCAAAAGCGACTCGGGCTCCGGCGTCCTGCTCGTGGTGAAGAACTACACCGGCGACATCCTGAACTTCGAGACGGCTGCCGAACTTGCCGGCGTCGAAGGCATCGACATCCGCACAGTCGTGGTGAACGACGACGTCGCGGTGGAAGACTCGACGTACACGGCAGGAAGGCGCGGTGTGGCCGGGACCGTGCTGCTGGAGCGGATTGCCGGCGGCGCCGCGGAGCGCGGAGATGACCTTGCCAAGGTGGCGGAGATCGCCGAACGCGTAAACGCGAACGTACGGTCCATGGGTGTTGCCCTGGCACCCTGTACGGTGCCGCATGCCGGTGAGCCGAGCTTCACCCTGGCCGAAGACGAAATTGAAATGGGTGTAGGGATCCACGGCGAACCCGGGCGGCACCGGGTGGCCATGACAACGGCGGATTCCATTACGGACCAGTTGATGGAAGCCGTGCTCAGCGACCTCGGGGTGGCGTCCGGGGAGCGGGTGCTGCTCTTCGTGAACGGCATGGGCGGCACTCCGCTGAGCGAGCTGTACATTGTCTACCGCCGGGCGGCCCGGATCCTGGCAGACAGAGGTGCCCGGGTGGAGCGTTCCCTGGTGGGCAATTACATCACCGCCCTGGAAATGCAAGGGGCATCAGTGACCGTCCTGCGGCTGGACGATGAACTTACGGAACTCTGGGACTCGCCGGTGAACACTCCGGCCCTGCGGTGGGGAGTATAG
- the dhaL gene encoding dihydroxyacetone kinase subunit DhaL has protein sequence MELDAAWADKWMRLSAAALSENRQRLTTLDREIGDADHGENMERGFSAVVEKLDADGVPETPGAVFKTVAMTLMSKVGGAAGPLYGTAFLRASTAAGSASALGPAELVAVLTAARDGIVARGKAEPGDKTMIDAWTPAVDAAVTAQAAGSGPVEILTAAANAADAGLAGTEPLVARKGRASYLGERSAGHLDPGAASTALILQAAVSAAETAA, from the coding sequence ATGGAACTGGACGCAGCCTGGGCGGATAAATGGATGCGCCTAAGCGCCGCCGCCCTGAGCGAGAACCGCCAGCGGCTGACCACCCTGGACCGGGAGATCGGCGACGCCGACCACGGCGAGAACATGGAGCGCGGATTCAGCGCGGTGGTGGAGAAACTGGACGCCGACGGCGTGCCGGAGACACCCGGGGCGGTGTTCAAAACAGTCGCCATGACCCTGATGTCGAAGGTGGGCGGCGCCGCAGGACCGCTGTACGGGACCGCATTCCTGCGCGCCTCCACCGCGGCGGGCAGCGCGTCCGCCCTCGGACCGGCCGAGCTGGTGGCCGTCCTGACGGCTGCCCGGGACGGAATTGTCGCCCGCGGCAAGGCCGAACCCGGTGACAAAACCATGATCGATGCCTGGACTCCCGCGGTGGATGCCGCTGTTACGGCCCAGGCGGCGGGTTCAGGTCCGGTGGAGATCCTGACGGCGGCCGCGAACGCGGCCGACGCCGGGCTGGCCGGCACCGAGCCGCTCGTCGCCCGCAAGGGCCGGGCCAGCTACTTGGGGGAGCGCAGTGCGGGGCACCTGGATCCCGGGGCCGCGTCCACGGCATTGATCCTGCAGGCAGCGGTTTCGGCGGCGGAGACGGCAGCGTGA
- the dhaM gene encoding dihydroxyacetone kinase phosphoryl donor subunit DhaM, translated as MSVGLVVVSHSRKLAEGVCELAAQMAADVRIVPAGGTDDDGIGTSLEKIMAGIAATDSGEGAVLLTDLGSAVMTAESALEFLDPEQQQRVLMANAPLVEGTVAAAVAAQTGRNVAEVSAAAESAGASYTPDSAASDEAAGGPPVSGEPPASGEPAPAAADSASGAWTLINPMGLHARPASVLAQLLADLDAEITINGVDGKSVMMLMTLGLRPGETLSATATGPDAARAVELVAEQVRNGFGEI; from the coding sequence GTGAGTGTCGGCCTGGTGGTTGTTTCGCACAGCCGGAAGCTGGCCGAGGGCGTCTGCGAGCTTGCGGCGCAGATGGCCGCGGACGTTCGGATAGTCCCGGCAGGGGGTACCGACGACGACGGCATCGGCACCAGCCTGGAAAAAATCATGGCCGGTATTGCCGCGACCGACTCCGGCGAGGGTGCGGTCCTGCTGACAGACCTCGGATCCGCTGTGATGACGGCGGAATCGGCGCTGGAGTTCCTCGACCCGGAGCAGCAGCAGCGGGTACTCATGGCCAACGCGCCGCTGGTCGAGGGCACAGTGGCCGCAGCCGTAGCGGCACAGACCGGAAGGAATGTTGCCGAGGTTTCGGCTGCCGCGGAGTCCGCGGGAGCGTCCTACACCCCGGACAGTGCAGCCTCCGACGAAGCCGCCGGCGGTCCGCCTGTCTCCGGGGAGCCGCCTGCCTCCGGGGAGCCGGCGCCGGCCGCGGCCGACTCCGCCAGCGGGGCCTGGACGCTGATAAACCCGATGGGCCTGCATGCCCGCCCGGCCTCAGTCCTGGCGCAACTGCTGGCGGACCTGGACGCAGAGATCACCATCAACGGCGTGGACGGCAAATCGGTCATGATGCTTATGACGCTGGGCCTGCGGCCGGGCGAAACGCTCAGCGCCACCGCCACCGGACCCGATGCGGC